Proteins found in one Leishmania major strain Friedlin complete genome, chromosome 35 genomic segment:
- a CDS encoding conserved hypothetical protein (previous protein_id=AAZ14384.1), translating to MFRCEEATFYVGVALLCGVVAVFAVSRAFLYALGVLVSHVVRSGCFPPSVERSVCAAALITAVVLFGNVSALLSWVVLLATVTSGALCWSRRSFRWIGVSSFVFYSLALMHVVGPAFVEEVNLTRLEVSALVQGQRVLIPSLHPPRTADASPLSLPPLPALRVYSYYDKVKIEGSASPLVTSTVSAASPRLPLELPPWWTHGVRGVSVFNGSVKKCSRGDRITQGAELPFPTHHIIASGDSTQLLHYTRDIDITASALAGSDSIHLVGRRGAIRHSHVYCIIPDKGADPMPPPAATVPSLVDVRCLRLRDSILLRNVTIHWTAYPSLSSPPPTLAEAERRADSSSSAPYAWRSLHVGVDSAQTCVEVQAQLQGELGMAVSSSLIECVDEVNTAMLPPSFVAKAPLPVWLGWQLPGYVHRMHDMFLFFSSHVAAPASALVVAVCRMSYEAASALGQQCGVWLVQMAPYVKYGAEQVAVFAGGALCGSSARREALIGAEEGAVDARRAVLLAMATPSSGCAAFARAHATRSAFRAGAQTRMSVVAAVSAAVDGLDLVPGVWSVYAWAWRAEYRVTLWIVAALQKAFCITLCVTLQSIARLLIIAAEDWAALAPKLVVLLRCLGRGISQLRILTYFARCCTFMWALEKRVWHYEWAALQLVLTFLAVQCETVACVFAKHAVVCVGWANSLVRHYNATSFSIHIAVTFLQTALLGIAMRNELHTFVVAEQQQAPARNLFSRYMPSSLATWLPPSSFANHVNGLWMLVRAHLAECVRYFLLHAVAALVLIGLSVLPFASKLYALSLRYLFPWLSCQYFLTFFSPDLPAVRRVAVYFVGRMAVATVLQDTIGDFVYRVLKDLVVAVGLTGGLALLLWGWPQRATLAKVATAITDSLQNTPIPPRVSVTAAADCSDAESRAEEEAAEDEKARQRDVSVAKRIDLSDAA from the coding sequence ATGTTCCGCTGTGAGGAGGCGACGTTTTACGTTGGTGTAGCCCTTCTCTGTGGCGTGGTGGCTGTCTTTGCCGTGAGTCGTGCCTTCCTCTATGCGCTCGGTGTCCTTGTTAGCCACGTGGTGAGGAGTGGCTGCTTTCCGCCCTCAGTGGAGCGtagcgtgtgcgcggcggcactgATCACCGCTGTTGTTCTCTTTGGCAATGTCAGCGCCCTGCTATCGTGGGTAgtgctgctcgccaccgTCACCAGCGGTGCGCTCTGCTGGTCGCGAAGGAGTTTCCGCTGGATCGGCGTGAGCAGCTTTGTGTTCTACTCCCTCGCCTTGATGCATGTGGTTGGCCCTGCAtttgtggaggaggtgaaccTGACCAGGCTGGAGGTGTCCGCACTCGTGCAGGGCCAACGAGTGCTGATCCCTTCGCTGCACCCGCCACGCACTGCGGATGCGTCACCCTTGTCACTGCCACCGTTGCCCGCTCTGCGCGTCTACTCATACTATGACAAAGTGAAGATCGAGGGAAGTGCGTCGCCTCTGGTCACCTCAACGGTGTCGGCTGCGTCGCCCAGACTACCGCTGGAGCTGCCACCATGGTGGACACACGGCGTGCGGGGAGTGAGTGTGTTCAACGGAAGCGTGAAGAAGTGCTCGCGGGGCGATCGCATCACGCAAGGCGCCGAGCTCCCTTTTCCCACGCACCACATAATCGCCAGCGGTGATAGCACACAGCTGTTGCACTACACGCGTGACATCGATATCACTGCATCTGCCCTGGCGGGCAGTGACAGCATCCATTTGGtcggccgccgtggcgccATTCGGCACAGTCATGTTTACTGTATCATTCCAGACAAAGGCGCCGACCCCATGCCCCCGCCGGCGGCAACTGTGCCTTCGCTCGTGGATGTGCGctgtctgcggctgcgggACAGCATCCTGCTGCGCAACGTCACCATTCACTGGACTGCTTATCCATCGCTatcgtcaccgccaccaacgcttgcagaggcggagcgcagAGCGGACTCGTCGAGTAGCGCACCTTATGCTTGGCGGTCGCTCCATGTAGGCGTGGACTCTGCGCAGACATGCGTGGAAGTGCAGGCTCAGCTGCAAGGCGAGCTTGGCATGGCTGTTTCGTCGTCGCTAATTGAGTGCGTCGACGAGGTAAAcacggcgatgctgccgccgtcgtttGTCGCCAAGGCACCGCTGCCCGTGTGGCTTGGGTGGCAGCTCCCCGGTTACGTGCACCGTATGCACGACATGttcctcttcttctcgaGTCACGTcgccgcaccggcgtcggcgctggtggtggcggtaTGTCGCATGAGCTACGAGGCCGCGTCCGCGCTGGGGCAACAGTGCGGGGTTTGGCTGGTGCAGATGGCGCCATACGTGAAGTATGGGGCGGAGCAAGTTGCTGTCTTTGCGGGAGGGGCTCTGTGCGGCTCCTCTGCACGACGAGAGGCGCTGATTGGCGCAGAGGAAGGCGCTGTCGATGCGCGGAGGGCCGTGCTGCTCGCTATGGCGACTCCGTCGTCGGGGTGTGCCGCTtttgcgcgcgcgcacgcgacgcGTTCAGCCTtccgcgccggcgcgcaaACGCGTATgtccgtcgtcgccgccgtgtcTGCCGCCGTGGACGGCCTCGACCTGGTGCCGGGTGTGTGGTCCGTGTATGCTTGGGCGTGGAGGGCGGAGTACCGCGTCACGCTATGGATCGTTGCGGCGCTACAGAAGGCCTTTTGTATCACGTTGTGTGTAACGCTGCAGTCGATTGCCCGATTGTTGATCATTGCCGCAGAAGACTGGGCGGCTCTGGCGCCCAAGCTCGTCGTTTTACTGCGCTGTCTGGGGCGAGGTATCTCTCAGCTCCGCATCTTAACCTACTTtgcacgctgctgcacttTCATGTGGGCGCTGGAGAAGCGTGTATGGCACTACGAGTGGGCCGCGCTCCAGCTAGTACTGACCTTTCTCGCAGTCCAGTGCGAGACGGTGGCTTGTGTATTCGCCAAGCACGCTGTCGTGTGTGTTGGCTGGGCGAACAGTCTAGTGCGACACTACAACGCCACTTCCTTTTCTATTCACATAGCTGTAACCTTCCTTCAGACGGCGCTTCTGGGGATCGCGATGCGCAACGAGCTGCACACGTTTGTTgtggcagagcagcagcaagcgccGGCCCGCAACTTGTTTTCTCGCTACATGCCAAGCAGCTTGGCAAcgtggctgccgccgagcTCCTTTGCGAATCATGTCAACGGACTCTGGATGCTGGTGCGTGCCCACCTCGCTGAGTGTGTGCGGTATTTCCTGCTGCATGCAGTTGCGGCTTTGGTGCTAATCGGCCTGTCGGTGCTGCCCTTCGCCAGCAAGCTGTatgccctctctcttcgctacCTGTTCCCTTGGCTGTCGTGTCAGTACTTCCTCACCTTCTTCTCGCCCGATCTACCGGCGGTGCGACGCGTCGCGGTGTACTTTGTCGGTCGCATGGCAGTGGCaacggtgctgcaggacaCCATCGGTGATTTCGTTTACCGTGTGCTGAAAGACTTAGTGGTAGCCGTGGGGCTAACCGGTGgtcttgcgctgctgctgtggggcTGGCCGCAGCGCGCGACGCTGGCAAAGGTGGCGACGGCCATCACGGACAGCCTTCAGAATACCCCAATCCCGCCGCGTGTGAGCGTGACAGCGGCTGCCGACTGCAGCGACGCAGAGTCGAGGGCCGAAGAGGAAGCCGCGGAAGATGAGAAAGCACGGCAGCGGGACGTCTCTGTAGCAAAGCGGATCGACCTCTCCGACGCCGCTTGA